Below is a window of Streptomyces qaidamensis DNA.
CTCACCGAGCAGGAGGACCTGGTCTCCTTCCACCGCGAGGAGCTGCACCAGACCAACCAGGGCGTGCTGGCCCTGCACGCCGAGCTCGACGCGGCCGGGCGGGCCCAGCGCGAGGCCTTCGCCGCCGAGCGCAGCGCCCGCAACGAGGCGGAGAGCGCCCGGCGCAGGCTGACGTTCCTCGCGGACGCGAGTGCCGTGCTGACGGCGTCGCTGAATCACGAGGAGATCGTGCGCCGGCTGCCGGACCTGCTGGTGCCCGAGTACGCGAGCAGCGTCGACGTCTGGCTCTTCGACCACGAGGAGGACAAGCACCGGTCGGCGCCGCATCCGGCCGCCGCCGTCGTCGCGGCCCGCACCGGGCGGCCCCAGTACGCCGCCGATCACCCGGGGAACCTGCCCGGCGTCGAGGACCAGCCGCCGTCGGCGCTGGATCCCGGGCGGCCGCTGCTGTGTGTGCCGCTGCCGACGCGACGGGCGCCGCTGGGGGTCCTGACGCTGTCGCCGCCCGGCGGGCGCTGGGACCCGGACGACGCGGTGATGCTGATCGAGCTCACCCGGCGGGCCAGCATCGCCATCGACAACGCCCGGCGCTTCGAGCACAACCGCGACATCGCCGAGACGCTGCAGCGCGCCCTGCTGACCGACCTGCCCGTCACGCCGGGCCTCAGCCTGGCCGCGCGGTACCTTCCGGCCACCCACGGGCTGAACATCGGCGGCGACTGGTACGACGCATTCCCCCAGCGGGACGGCGGTCTCATCACCGTCATCGGCGACGTGACCGGACACGGTCTGCACGCGGCGGTCATGATGAGCCAGCTGCGCACCGCGCTGCGGGCGTACGCCGTCGACGGCGACAGCCCGGGCCGGCTGCTGACCCGGCTGCACCGGTTCCTGCACCACCTCCAGCCGGACCTGTACGCCACCGCCGTCATCGCCCGGTTCCACCCGGACGAGCCCACCCTGACCTGGGCCGCCGCGGGGCATCCGCCACCGGTTCTGCGCCTGCCCGACGGCACCGTACGGACCCTGGACGCCAAGCCCGGCGCGATGCTCGGCATCCCGCTCACCCAGGAGATCGCCGACCACACGGAGCAGCTGGAGCCCGGCTCGACGCTCGCGCTGTACACGGACGGGCTGGTGGAGCGGCGTGCACAGGGCATAGACCCGGGTATCGAGCGGCTGGCCTCGGCGCTCGGCGGGTTCCGTTCCGCGGAGCTGGACGCGGACCTGGAGGGCTCGGCGGACCGGCTCCTGCATCCGCTGCTGAGCGATTCCGAGCGGGACGACGACGTGTGCCTGTTGCTGTGTCATGTCCAAGGTGGCATCGGCTCCTGACGGCGGGTCCGGCGGGCCGGGTGTGCACGCGTTCTTCACTCCTGCCTGGTGCTTTTCGGCCACGGTGCGGGCATGGTGGTGATCAACGCGTTCGTCTGCCTGCCGCGTCCGACTGGCGCGCCCGTGGGACACACGGTGGGATCGAAAGGGTGCGAACCAGCGATCCAGGGGCAGTCGGAAGGCGTTCGAGGCAGACCGCCTGGAGCCGCAGAAAGGGATGAACACCGTGACACGACCCAGGATCCTGGTGGTTGGCGCAGGCTTCGCCGGCGTGGAGTGCGTCCGCCGTCTGGAACGGAAACTCTCCCCGGACGAGGCCGACGTCACGCTGGTGACGCCGTTCGCCTACCAGCTCTACCTGCCGCTGCTCCCCCAGGTCGCCTCCGGCGTGCTGACGCCGCAGTCGATCGCCGTCTCGCTGCGGCGCAGCAAGAAGTACCGCACGCGGATCATTCCGGGCGGTGCCATCGGCGTGGACCTGAAGTCCAAGGTCTGTGTCATCCGCACCATCACCGACGAGATCGTCAACGAGCCGTACGACTACATCGTGCTGGCGCCCGGCAGCATCACCCGGACCTTCGACATCCCGGGGCTGACGGACCACGCGTTCGGGATGAAGACGCTCGCCGAGGCGGCGTACATCCGTGACCACGTCATCTCGCAGCTGGATCTTGCCGACGCGAGCCAGGACCCCGTGGAGCGGGCCTCGCGGCTGCAGTTCGTGGTGGTCGGCGGCGGTTACGCGGGCACCGAGACGGCGGCGTGCCTGCAGCGGCTGACGCACGCGGCGGTCAAGCGCTACCCGCGGCTGGACCCGGGGCTGATCAAGTGGCATCTGATCGACATCGCGCCGAAGCTGATGCCGGAGCTGGGCGACAAGCTCGGCAGCAGCGCGCAGGAGATCCTGCGCCGGCGGGGCATCGAGATCTCCCTGGGCACCTCCATCGCCAAGGCGGGCCCCGAGGAGGTCACCTTCACCGACGGCCGGGCGATCCCGACCCGCACGCTCATCTGGACCGCCGGGGTCGTCGCCAGCCCGCTCATCGCCACGCTCGGCGCGGAGACGGTCAAGGGGCGGCTCGCGGTCGCCCCCGAGATGAACCTGCCGGGCGACGACGGGGTGTTCGCGCTCGGCGACTCGGCGGCCGTGCCCGACCTGGCCAAGGGCGACGGGGCCATGTGCCCGCCCACCGCGCAGCACGCGCTGCGGCAGGGCAAGCACGTCGCCGACAACGTCATCGCGTCGCTGCGGGGGCAGGCGATGAAGCCGTACGTCCACAAGGACCTCGGGCTCGTCGTCGACCTCGGCGGCACCGACGCCGTCTCCAAGCCGCTGGGCATCGAACTGCGGGGGCTGCCCGCGCAGGCCGTGGCCCGCGGCTACCACTGGTCGGCGCTGCGCACCAACGTGGCCAAGACGCGGGTGATGACGAACTGGCTGCTCAACGCCGTCGCCGGCGACGACTTCGTACGGACGGGGTTCCAGGCCCGCAAGGCCGCCCGGCTGAAGGACTTCGAGTACACGGACGCGTATCTGACGCCGGAGCAGGTGCGGGCACAGGTCGAGGGGTCCGTCCGGCCGGAGTAGGACCGGGCCGGACGGGAGGGCCCGCCCGGGGCATGTCATGCTGGGATACGGATCTTGGTGTGAGTCGGGAGAGAGTGCGGCGGTGTGAGGGCAGCGGGACGCGCGGTGCGGGCACGACTGCGGGACCGGATCGCGGCGTCCGACCCCGGACTGCTGCGGTTGACGGCCGGGCTGCGGACGGTCGGCGCGATCGCGCTGACGCTGGCCGTGCTCTCCCTGCTCGGCGCCGACGTGCACATTCTGGTGGCGGGGGCCATTGCGGCGATGGTCGCCACCTTCGCCATCCGGGAGAAGCAGCTCGGGGCTCAGGCCGTGACCCTGGCTCTGGGGCTTCCGGTGGCCCTGGCCTCGGTTTCCCTCGGGGCTGTGCTCAACACGCGGGTCGTGGTCGGTGACGCCTTCTTCGTCGTCCTGATCTTCTGCGCGGTCTACGGCCGCCGGTTCGGCGACCGGGGCACCGCGCTGGGGCTGATCGGCTTCCAGGTCTACTTCCTGTCGCTGTTCGTCGGCGCCACCGTCGACACGCTGCCCGAACTGTGCGGTGCCATGGCGATGGCGTTCT
It encodes the following:
- a CDS encoding PP2C family protein-serine/threonine phosphatase, which produces MMRTWQITTVTDAARARISLARMAAAYGVPTVERTRLAAALSAHLRQCLTKGGTWRLTMDLAGSPAEEGLLHVVVTPSPEACAAGEPLWEVTVPCPETAEAAEDGTVADDTAALSEALLGADEDTAVVLDKLTEQEDLVSFHREELHQTNQGVLALHAELDAAGRAQREAFAAERSARNEAESARRRLTFLADASAVLTASLNHEEIVRRLPDLLVPEYASSVDVWLFDHEEDKHRSAPHPAAAVVAARTGRPQYAADHPGNLPGVEDQPPSALDPGRPLLCVPLPTRRAPLGVLTLSPPGGRWDPDDAVMLIELTRRASIAIDNARRFEHNRDIAETLQRALLTDLPVTPGLSLAARYLPATHGLNIGGDWYDAFPQRDGGLITVIGDVTGHGLHAAVMMSQLRTALRAYAVDGDSPGRLLTRLHRFLHHLQPDLYATAVIARFHPDEPTLTWAAAGHPPPVLRLPDGTVRTLDAKPGAMLGIPLTQEIADHTEQLEPGSTLALYTDGLVERRAQGIDPGIERLASALGGFRSAELDADLEGSADRLLHPLLSDSERDDDVCLLLCHVQGGIGS
- a CDS encoding NAD(P)/FAD-dependent oxidoreductase translates to MNTVTRPRILVVGAGFAGVECVRRLERKLSPDEADVTLVTPFAYQLYLPLLPQVASGVLTPQSIAVSLRRSKKYRTRIIPGGAIGVDLKSKVCVIRTITDEIVNEPYDYIVLAPGSITRTFDIPGLTDHAFGMKTLAEAAYIRDHVISQLDLADASQDPVERASRLQFVVVGGGYAGTETAACLQRLTHAAVKRYPRLDPGLIKWHLIDIAPKLMPELGDKLGSSAQEILRRRGIEISLGTSIAKAGPEEVTFTDGRAIPTRTLIWTAGVVASPLIATLGAETVKGRLAVAPEMNLPGDDGVFALGDSAAVPDLAKGDGAMCPPTAQHALRQGKHVADNVIASLRGQAMKPYVHKDLGLVVDLGGTDAVSKPLGIELRGLPAQAVARGYHWSALRTNVAKTRVMTNWLLNAVAGDDFVRTGFQARKAARLKDFEYTDAYLTPEQVRAQVEGSVRPE